From the Candidatus Polarisedimenticolia bacterium genome, one window contains:
- a CDS encoding ABC transporter ATP-binding protein: MKKIAIPDPPVPAIEVRSATKSYGAVRALDGITLSIPRGELFGLLGPNGAGKSTLINLLTGLVRRDAGEVRIFGYDVDRDYRITRALLGAVPQELVYDHFFTVRQTLKIQSGYYGVTGNGPWIEELLDRLELKEHEGKTIRQLSGGMKRRLLVAKAMVHRPPILILDEPTAGVDVALRRSLWSLVRQVHAAGTTVVLTTHYLDEAEELCERVGIIHRGVFVALDSKDALMRQIQHRKVTLEFASPQPRLPAPLAEMGASLSADGTSAMLRVDRGDGSLQRLFELLGRGQIAFADLQVEGAGLEDVFLQLTDEKLQPDAAGQIAAGSAP; encoded by the coding sequence GTGAAGAAAATCGCCATTCCCGATCCTCCGGTCCCCGCCATCGAAGTGCGGAGCGCGACCAAGAGCTACGGCGCGGTTCGCGCGCTGGACGGCATCACCCTGTCGATTCCCCGGGGGGAGCTCTTCGGGCTTCTCGGGCCGAACGGGGCCGGAAAGTCGACCCTGATTAACCTCCTCACCGGCCTCGTCCGGCGCGACGCCGGCGAAGTCCGGATCTTCGGCTACGACGTGGATCGCGACTACCGGATCACGCGGGCGCTCCTCGGGGCCGTCCCCCAGGAGCTGGTCTACGATCACTTCTTCACCGTGCGGCAGACGCTGAAGATCCAGTCCGGTTACTACGGGGTGACGGGCAACGGCCCGTGGATCGAGGAGCTGCTCGATCGCCTCGAGTTGAAGGAGCACGAAGGGAAGACGATCCGGCAGCTCTCCGGCGGCATGAAACGGCGCCTGCTCGTGGCGAAGGCGATGGTCCACCGGCCGCCGATCCTGATCCTGGACGAGCCGACGGCGGGGGTGGACGTGGCGCTGCGGCGGTCTCTCTGGAGCCTGGTGCGCCAGGTCCACGCCGCCGGCACGACGGTCGTGCTGACCACCCACTACCTGGACGAGGCGGAGGAGCTGTGCGAGCGGGTCGGAATCATCCATCGCGGCGTCTTCGTGGCCCTGGATAGCAAGGACGCCCTCATGCGCCAGATCCAGCACCGCAAGGTCACGCTGGAATTCGCCTCCCCGCAGCCCCGCCTTCCGGCGCCGCTCGCGGAGATGGGCGCCTCCCTTTCGGCGGACGGCACGAGCGCCATGCTGCGGGTGGACCGGGGCGACGGATCGCTCCAGCGGCTGTTCGAGCTCCTGGGGCGAGGCCAAATCGCCTTCGCCGATCTGCAGGTGGAAGGAGCCGGCCTGGAGGACGTCTTCCTCCAGCTCACCGACGAGAAGCTCCAGCCGGATGCCGCCGGGCAGATCGCCGCGGGAAGCGCCCCATGA
- a CDS encoding ABC transporter permease, which yields MSALAGGFLPLPFRTLFFREVHRFFIVINQTLLAPVISALLYLFIFGFSLGSRFGSFHGHSYLHFLIPGLVMMGLVNNSFQNPSSSLMISKFEGNIVDILMAPIGHAEIIAGYMLGGMFRGLLVGTCILAAACLFGPPPFAHPLYLILVALLSAALFSLAGVTAGIWAEKFDDLALFPTFIITPLTYLGGVFYSIDTLPPFWRNVSLINPLLYMINALRYGFLGVSDVDPGWSLAALSIVTALLFGVCLQMLRSGYRLRK from the coding sequence ATGAGCGCCCTGGCCGGAGGCTTCCTCCCCCTGCCGTTTCGGACCCTCTTCTTCCGCGAGGTCCACCGCTTCTTCATCGTCATCAACCAGACGCTGCTGGCGCCCGTCATCTCGGCGTTGCTCTACCTCTTCATCTTCGGGTTCTCGCTGGGGAGCCGGTTCGGCTCCTTCCACGGCCACAGCTACCTCCATTTCCTGATCCCCGGCCTCGTGATGATGGGACTGGTGAACAACTCCTTCCAGAACCCCTCCTCCTCGCTGATGATCTCGAAGTTCGAGGGGAACATCGTGGACATCCTGATGGCGCCGATCGGGCACGCCGAGATCATCGCCGGCTACATGCTCGGCGGGATGTTCCGGGGACTGCTGGTGGGAACGTGCATCCTGGCGGCCGCCTGCCTCTTCGGCCCGCCTCCCTTCGCCCATCCGCTCTACCTGATCCTGGTGGCGCTGCTCTCGGCGGCGTTGTTCTCCCTGGCCGGCGTGACCGCCGGAATCTGGGCGGAGAAATTCGACGACCTGGCGCTGTTCCCGACCTTCATCATCACGCCGCTGACCTATCTCGGCGGAGTCTTCTACTCGATCGACACCCTGCCCCCTTTCTGGCGCAACGTCTCTCTCATCAATCCCCTGCTGTACATGATCAACGCGCTCCGGTACGGGTTCCTCGGAGTCTCCGACGTGGACCCCGGATGGAGCCTCGCGGCGCTGTCGATCGTCACCGCGCTCCTCTTCGGCGTCTGCCTCCAGATGCTGCGCTCCGGCTACCGGCTCCGGAAATGA
- a CDS encoding MotA/TolQ/ExbB proton channel family protein, whose protein sequence is MSSELMRFWATLGVPAQAVILLLGMMSLASIAIVVERTAGLWIARRDTDRFVPLAQAALQSGILTEVVPLAERCSMCPESEMVRESGIDFEAGGLAEWEINRRLLLARWSVDRQLARLNLDLRRGLPIIGTISATAPFVGLLGTVLGIIRAFDSLGKIGGGLAGVSLGIAEALITTALGLFVAIPATWAYNFISDKVDLAVFRARRFSTFFLEALASPGGVSTRRILAQGVGHVPGGARISTTPIRSEINVTPLVDVVLVLLIIFMVITPPPRTALDLGISKVVRSEAGAGKEKKDRVFVRVTADNQVYLNDREVLPGSLESALKSAFQGKAGEPLFFEADPGADYPQVVRILDQASAAGVDKIAIVSRGAAAARPGGR, encoded by the coding sequence GTGTCCTCCGAGCTGATGCGATTCTGGGCCACCCTCGGCGTCCCGGCGCAGGCGGTGATTCTCCTCCTGGGGATGATGTCGCTGGCGTCGATCGCCATCGTGGTGGAGCGGACCGCCGGGCTGTGGATCGCCCGCCGTGATACCGATCGGTTCGTTCCCCTGGCCCAGGCGGCGCTGCAGAGCGGCATCCTCACGGAGGTCGTCCCTCTGGCCGAGCGCTGCTCGATGTGTCCCGAATCGGAGATGGTCCGCGAAAGCGGCATCGACTTCGAGGCCGGCGGGCTGGCGGAATGGGAGATCAACCGCCGCCTTCTGCTCGCCCGGTGGAGCGTCGACCGGCAGCTCGCCCGGCTGAACCTCGACCTGCGCCGGGGCCTTCCCATCATCGGCACGATCTCGGCGACGGCCCCTTTCGTCGGCCTGCTCGGCACGGTGCTGGGGATCATCCGGGCCTTCGACTCGCTGGGAAAGATCGGCGGGGGCCTGGCGGGCGTCTCCCTGGGGATCGCCGAGGCGCTCATCACCACCGCCCTCGGACTCTTCGTGGCGATCCCCGCGACCTGGGCCTACAACTTCATCAGCGACAAGGTCGATCTCGCCGTGTTCCGGGCCCGCCGCTTCTCGACTTTCTTCCTCGAGGCGCTGGCTTCCCCGGGAGGCGTCTCCACCCGCCGCATCCTGGCGCAAGGAGTCGGGCACGTTCCGGGAGGGGCGCGGATCTCCACCACTCCCATCCGCTCGGAGATCAACGTCACCCCCCTGGTGGACGTCGTCCTGGTGCTGCTGATCATCTTCATGGTCATCACGCCGCCCCCCCGGACGGCGCTCGATCTCGGAATCTCCAAAGTCGTCCGCTCGGAAGCGGGGGCCGGGAAGGAAAAGAAGGATCGGGTCTTCGTGCGGGTCACGGCGGACAACCAGGTCTACCTGAACGACCGCGAGGTTCTTCCCGGCTCTTTGGAGAGCGCCTTGAAGTCGGCGTTCCAGGGGAAGGCCGGAGAGCCTCTCTTCTTCGAGGCGGATCCGGGAGCGGATTATCCCCAGGTGGTCCGCATCCTGGATCAGGCGAGCGCGGCGGGCGTCGACAAGATCGCGATCGTCAGCCGCGGCGCCGCGGCAGCCCGTCCCGGAGGACGGTGA
- a CDS encoding glycosyltransferase yields MNAFPGRPRVSLIIPAYNEETYLPRLLDTVDAARARYAAGAEGVEVIVADNDSSDRTAEVARRRGCRVARVEKRVIGAARNGGAAVARGEILAFVDADFRIHPDTFGAIERALASPEAVGGATGATMERMSPGIAGIYAVLMILVWTTRMDTGVVFCRKEDFETVGGYDEDMLYAEDVRFLLKLRRLGKRRRQGLVRATAAKAIASARKFDSHGDWHYFTLIARSFWWYFFSPEKIDRFAREYWYHPPR; encoded by the coding sequence ATGAACGCGTTTCCCGGCCGCCCGCGCGTTTCGCTCATCATCCCCGCTTACAACGAGGAGACCTACCTGCCGCGACTTCTCGACACCGTCGACGCGGCCCGCGCGCGGTACGCCGCGGGCGCGGAGGGCGTGGAGGTGATCGTCGCCGACAACGATTCGAGCGACCGCACCGCGGAAGTGGCCCGCCGGCGGGGGTGTCGGGTCGCCCGCGTGGAGAAGCGCGTCATCGGCGCCGCCCGCAACGGCGGCGCCGCCGTCGCGCGGGGGGAGATTCTCGCCTTCGTGGACGCCGACTTCAGGATCCATCCCGACACGTTCGGCGCGATCGAGCGGGCCCTCGCCTCGCCGGAAGCGGTCGGCGGAGCGACGGGCGCGACGATGGAGCGAATGTCGCCGGGAATCGCGGGCATCTACGCCGTGCTGATGATCCTGGTCTGGACCACCCGCATGGACACGGGGGTCGTATTTTGCCGGAAGGAGGACTTCGAGACCGTCGGCGGGTACGACGAGGACATGCTGTACGCCGAAGACGTCCGCTTCCTGCTCAAGCTCCGGCGCCTGGGAAAGCGGCGGCGACAGGGTCTGGTGCGGGCGACGGCCGCCAAAGCGATTGCCTCGGCGCGGAAGTTCGACAGCCACGGCGACTGGCACTACTTCACGCTGATCGCCCGGAGTTTCTGGTGGTATTTCTTCTCCCCCGAGAAGATCGACCGGTTCGCCCGGGAATACTGGTACCATCCCCCTCGTTGA